The Raphanus sativus cultivar WK10039 chromosome 2, ASM80110v3, whole genome shotgun sequence genome includes a region encoding these proteins:
- the LOC108833829 gene encoding protein DA1-related 1: protein MGWLTKILKGSSRKYSDGQANRRYNREDRSSLDTPRYSAEGSDFDKEEIECAIALSLSEQEHVIPQDDKGKKVIEYKSETEEEDEDEDEDDDEDEEDDEEYTRAQVEAAEEEEKKVAQAQIEEEEKRRAEAELEELEKQLAKARLEEEEVRRAKAQLEEDEQLAKALQESMNAAGSPPRYDSGSVFPSYPFSVPSRMCTGCRAEIGHGRFLSCMGGVWHPECFCCHACDKPIIDYEFSMSGNRPYHKLCYKEQHHPKCDVCHNFIPTNPAGLIEYRAHPFWMQKYCPSHERDGTPRCCSCERMEPRDTKYLILDDGRKLCLECLDSAIMDTHECQPLYLEIREFYEGLHMKVEQQIPMLLVERSALNEAMEGEKHGHHHLPETRGLCLSEEQTVTTVLRRPKIGAGYKLIDMITEPCRLVRRCEVTAILILYGLPRLLTGSILAHEMMHAWLRLNGYPNLRPEVEEGICQVLAHMWLESETYAGSTLIDIASSSSSSSSSSAAVAIASSKKGERSDFEKKLGEFFKHQIESDSSSAYGDGFRQGNQAVLTHGLKRTLDHIRLTGTFP from the exons ATGGGGTGGCTTACTAAAATCCTTAAGGGCTCTAGCCGTAAGTATTCAGACGGTCAAGCTAACAGAAGATACAATAGAGAGGATAGGAGCAGCTTGGACACTCCTCGCTATTCTGCG GAAGGATCTGATTTTGACAAAGAAGAAATTGAATGCGCCATTGCACTCTCCCTTTCTGAACAAGAACATGTGATTCCACAAGATGACAAAGGAAAGAAAGTTATCG AATACAAATCTGAAACcgaagaagaggatgaagatgaggatgaagatgacgatgaggatgaagaagacgatgagGAATACACGAGAGCTCAGGTGGAAGCAGcagaagaagaggaaaaaaaGGTAGCTCAAGCTCAgatagaggaagaagagaaacgAAGAGCTGAAGCTGAACTAGAAGAGTTAGAGAAACAGCTTGCCAAAGCTAGACTAGAAGAGGAGGAAGTAAGGCGTGCCAAAGCTCAACTGGAGGAAGACGAGCAACTAGCAAAGGCTCTTCAAGAAAGCATGAATGCAGCAGGATCTCCTCCCCGGTATGATTCCGGAAGTGTGTTTCCATCATACCCATTCAGTGTCCCATCTCG GATGTGCACTGGTTGCCGAGCTGAGATTGGACATGGAAGGTTCCTGAGTTGCATGGGTGGTGTTTGGCATCCCGAATGTTTTTGCTGCCATGCTTGTGATAAGCCAATCATAGACTATGAG TTCTCAATGTCAGGAAACAGGCCTTACCACAAACTATGTTACAAGGAGCAGCACCATCCAAAATGTGATGTTTGTCATAACTTT ATACCGACCAATCCAGCTGGTCTTATTGAGTACAGAGCACATCCCTTTTGGATGCAGAAGTATTGTCCTTCACATGAGCGTGATGGAACTCCTCGATGTTGTAGCTGTGAGAGAATGGAG CCGAGAGATACAAAGTATCTGATACTTGATGATGGTAGAAAACTGTGTCTTGAATGTCTGGACTCGGCCATAATGGACACTCATGAATGCCAACCGTTGTATCTCGAGATACGTGAGTTTTACGAAGGCTTACACATGAAAGTGGAACAGCAGATTCCTATGCTCTTGGTGGAGAGATCAGCTTTAAACGAAGCTATGGAAGGAGAGAAACAT GGACATCATCACTTACCTGAAACCAGAGGACTCTGTTTGTCTGAAGAACAAACCGTCACAACA GTGTTAAGGAGACCAAAGATTGGGGCAGGCTACAAGTTGATAGACATGATCACTGAGCCTTGCAGGCTGGTGCGTCGCTGTGAAGTCACTGCTATTCTCATTTTATATGGTCTTCCCcg TTTGTTAACTGGATCAATCCTAGCTCATGAGATGATGCATGCATGGCTTCGACTAAACG GGTATCCAAATCTTAGACCAGAAGTGGAAGAAGGAATATGTCAGGTTTTAGCTCACATGTGGTTGGAATCTGAGACTTATGCTGGCTCTACATTGATAGACATtgcatcttcctcttcttcgtctTCATCGTCATCAGCCGCTGTGGCGATTGCATCGTCCAAGAAAGGGGAGAGGTCTGATTTTGAGAAGAAACTTGGTGAGTTTTTCAAGCACCAGATAGAGTCAGATTCTTCATCTGCATACGGGGATGGGTTCAGGCAAGGTAACCAAGCTGTTCTTACCCATGGTCTGAAGCGAACTCTCGACCATATTCGCTTGACCGGTACATTTCCTTAA